Below is a genomic region from Neisseria zoodegmatis.
GATTATCAAATTTGAGGACAAACGCGTGTCACTAAACCAAATCGAACACGATCTGCTGGCGCATGAATGGATTGCCGATGCCTATTGCGCCCAGCACCCGCAGCACAAACGCCCCGCCGTGTGGGCGGCGTTGAATTCAGACGGTATCCAAGCCTTGCAGGAACGGGGCAGGGCAGCTGTGGCGGAAGCGTTGAAAAAACACCTTGCGGCGACGCAAGACACAGTGGCCTTGCCGCGCTACTGGCGTTTCACCGATGCTTTGCCGCGCAATGCCCAATCCAAAATCACCGCCGCCGATTTTCAGACGGCCTTTACCGAAGCACAAACCGCTCCGCAATGGCAGCCATGCCTGTCTGAAAATGCAGAAACCTACCGCTTTCAAGGCCGGGTGCCGTTGGACTTGGTGTATTTCGGCGGACACTTTGCCCATTTCCCGCTGGTGCCCGGCGTGATCGAGCTGCAATGGGTGCGCGATTTGGCCGAACGGTTCGACTGGGGTCGGCAAAGCGTCGTGCGCGTGGAGAACCTGAAATACCAGCAATTCCTGCGCCCGCATCATGAAGTGTTTGCAGAGTTGAAATACGATGCGGATAAAAACAAACTGACGTTTAAGCTGGAAAACCATGAAGCGGTGTGCGCTTCGGGGCGGATTGTGTTTGGGGCGTTTGAGGCCGTCTGAAAAAATGCTTTGCCGACTACGCCGGGCTATTTGTAGGGGCGGATTACATATCCGCCCGCTATGTGAATTTCAACAATAGGCATTGAGATTCAACAGCGGCTTCACGTGTAGTTGGATAAATAACATTCCAGTCTTGCCAAGTATAGGGCGGATATGTAATCCGCCCCTACATCTCAATATTGGAGTTGTTATTATATTGTTTTATATAAATAATTTAGCATTAATAAAATACATGAAAGGGTTGGCGTATGCGTAAATTCATTCTTTTACTGGCTGTGATTAGCGGTTTATGGCAGTTGTGGGGAAAGGATGCCTACAACCAATGGCAAAACAAACCGGAAGTATTGTCGAACATTACTAAACAGCTGCCTTTAAAATCGCCACCCAAGCAAGCCGATAAAGAAAAAAGCAGATTTACTTGCGACGGCAGAACGCATTGTTCGCAAATGACTTCCTGCGAAGAGGCCAAGTTTTTCTTACAGAATTGCCCCAACACCAAGATGGACGGAAACCACGACGGCGTGCCGTGCGAGCGTCAGTGGTGCCGTTAAGTTTTATTTCATATTGCCTGAATGTTATCCATGAAAACCCTAGCCCTAATCCCCCACTACAATCACCCGACCACCATCACCCAAGTTGCCCAAGCCATGCGCGGGTTTGGTTTGGATGTGCTGATTGTGGACGACGGTTCGCGGGCGGACTGCAAACCGGTATTGGACGCTTTGGCGGAGCAGGACGGCATTCACGTTGTGTACCGCTCGGTCAACGGCGGCAAAGGCGCGGCGGTAAAAGCGGGGTTGAAATACGCCGAAGGGCAGGACTATACCCATGTTTTGCAGGTGGATGCCGATGCTCAGCACCATTTGGCTGACACGGAAAAGTTGCTGGCCGCTGCGGCGCAACATCCCGAAGCAGTTATATGCGGCTGGCCGCAATACGGCAGCGATGCGCCGAAAGCGCGGCTCTACGGGCGTAAAATCACCGATTTTTGGAATATGGTGCATACGTTTTCCACCGATATAAAAGACGGTATGTGCGGTTTCCGCCTTTATCCGCTCGCGCCCGCGCTGGCCGTGGTGCGTGAAGAACGGGTGGGTGACCGTATGGATTTCGACACGGAAATCCTTATCCGCCTCTATTGGCGCGGCGTGAAACCGGTGTGGATTAAAACGCCGGTGAAATACGAAGCCGGCGGCGTGTCGCATTTCCGCGCGTTTGACGATAATGTGCTGATCAGCAAAATGCACGCAAGATTGTTTTGCGGGATGGTGTGGCGGCGGTTGGGCGGGAAGCTGTGAGAGGCCGTCTGAAAATATGAAAAAGGATACGAAAGCAAACGCGCATTGGGCCGCGCAAAACGAACGCGGCAACCGCCTGTTTTTGGGCATTACCACGCTGATGGTGAAATATCTGCCTGCGTTTCTGATGAATCCGTGTATCGGCTTTGTGGTGCTGTATTTCTATATCACGTCGCCCAAGCAGCGGCGCAATATCGCACGCTACCAACGGCGGCTTCAGACTGCCTTTCCCGATGTGCGCCTGCCGCAAAGTATGCCTGTGTTTCGGCAGTTTGTGGCGTTTGGCGAGGCGGTGTGCGACCGTTTTGCGGTGTGGCAGCGCAAAATCCGTTATGAAGATTTGGTGGTGGAAGACCCCGACGGTATTTCGGCTGTGGTGGACAAGCGCGGTGAGCGCGGGCAGATTTTTGTGTGTTCGCATTTCGGCAATGTAGAAGTGTGCCGCGCGTTGGTGTCGCATCACAAAGGTTTCCGCCTCAATGTGTTGGTGCACAGCCGCCATGCGCAGGCGTTTAATGAAGCGCTGACTAAGGCGGGTGCCGATGAAATCCAGCTGATTCAGGTTACGGATTTGGATGCGGCGGTGATGATGGAGCTGCACAAGCGCATGGATGTGGGGGAATGGATTGCCATCGCCGCCGACCGCGTGCCCGTGCGCGGCGAAAAAACCGTAGCGGTGGATTTTTTAGGCGCGCAAGCCGATATGCCGCAAGGGGCATGGCTGCTGGCGGGTTTGTTGAAAACGCGTGTGAACACGCTTTTTTGTGTGAAGCAAAACGGGCGTTATCATTTGAAGTTGCGCCGTTTTGCGGACACGGCGGATTGGAAGCGCAGCGAACGCCATGCTGCGGTAGAGGCGGCGGCGCAGGGTTTTGCCGATGCTTTGGCGCAGGAATGTGCGCGCAATCCGCTGCAATGGTTTAATTTTTACGATTTTTGGAAAGACGAAACGCATGGCTAAACATGTTTATTGTCGCCACAGCACCGAAATGGAAGTGCCGTTTTTCGATGTCGATGCCATGCACATTGTGTGGCACGGGCATTATGTGAAATATCTCGAGGTGGCGCGTTGTGCGTTTCTCAGCGAAATCGGCTACGATTACAATGAAATGGCTCGGCAGGGTTTCAGCTGGCCGATTGTGCAGATGAACTTGAAATATGTGAAGCCCGCCCGCTTCGGCCAAAAAATCCGCGTGGATTTGGCGGTGGTGGAAATCGAAAGCTGCCTGCGGATTGATTACACGATTGTCGATGCCGAGAGCGGTGTGAAACTCAACAAAGCGAGTACGACTCAGGCGGCGGTGTCGCTCGAGAGCGGCGAAATGCAGTTTGAAACGCCTGAAAGCTGGTTGCAGGCCGTTAAGCGGCATCCTACGTTTGAGGCCGTCTGAAACCGTAGCGGGCAGGGCTTTGCCAAGATAGGAGGGCAGCATCATGACACTTTCCGATATGCTTCATCACCGCCGCGCGGTACGTCATTATGATGAAAACAAAGCGGTGGACAGCGACAAAGTGCGCGAATGCCTCAAGCTGGCGCAGCTTGCGCCGAGCAGCTCCAATATGCAGCTTTACGAGTTTTACCACATCACTGACCAAGCCGTATTGAAGCAGCTTTCGGAAGCCTGTTTGGGGCAGGGCGCAGCAAGCACGGCGCCGCAGATGGTGGTGTTTGTAGCTCGCCAAGATTTGCACCGCGAGCGTGCGCGTGCCGTGTT
It encodes:
- a CDS encoding LpxL/LpxP family acyltransferase, with amino-acid sequence MKKDTKANAHWAAQNERGNRLFLGITTLMVKYLPAFLMNPCIGFVVLYFYITSPKQRRNIARYQRRLQTAFPDVRLPQSMPVFRQFVAFGEAVCDRFAVWQRKIRYEDLVVEDPDGISAVVDKRGERGQIFVCSHFGNVEVCRALVSHHKGFRLNVLVHSRHAQAFNEALTKAGADEIQLIQVTDLDAAVMMELHKRMDVGEWIAIAADRVPVRGEKTVAVDFLGAQADMPQGAWLLAGLLKTRVNTLFCVKQNGRYHLKLRRFADTADWKRSERHAAVEAAAQGFADALAQECARNPLQWFNFYDFWKDETHG
- a CDS encoding glycosyltransferase family 2 protein, with amino-acid sequence MKTLALIPHYNHPTTITQVAQAMRGFGLDVLIVDDGSRADCKPVLDALAEQDGIHVVYRSVNGGKGAAVKAGLKYAEGQDYTHVLQVDADAQHHLADTEKLLAAAAQHPEAVICGWPQYGSDAPKARLYGRKITDFWNMVHTFSTDIKDGMCGFRLYPLAPALAVVREERVGDRMDFDTEILIRLYWRGVKPVWIKTPVKYEAGGVSHFRAFDDNVLISKMHARLFCGMVWRRLGGKL
- a CDS encoding acyl-CoA thioesterase, whose amino-acid sequence is MAKHVYCRHSTEMEVPFFDVDAMHIVWHGHYVKYLEVARCAFLSEIGYDYNEMARQGFSWPIVQMNLKYVKPARFGQKIRVDLAVVEIESCLRIDYTIVDAESGVKLNKASTTQAAVSLESGEMQFETPESWLQAVKRHPTFEAV